A single Defluviitalea saccharophila DNA region contains:
- a CDS encoding aspartate carbamoyltransferase catalytic subunit produces the protein MLRSKDILGIRDLSSEEIIHILETAKDMKERIENKKIREKSLKNFSVVTLFYENSTRTKMSFALAGEYLGADVSDLGVATSSVNKGESLVDTGITLDQMGIDIMVIRHSMSGAANVLARNVKASVINAGDGVNEHPTQALLDLYTMYEKKKSFKDLKVAIIGDIIHSRVARSNVFGLTKLGANVVVGGPSTLISKNMECLGAKVTTDIKEALKDADIVMGLRIQLERQKGGLFPDLREYRDLFGIDEEMLKYAKPDALLMHPGPVNRGIELSTEIIDGPQSVINEQVKNGVAVRMALLHLLAEGRKNNEDIDSEWTYTRPYIQNRWNQRCIG, from the coding sequence ATGTTAAGAAGTAAAGATATTTTAGGGATAAGAGATTTAAGTTCTGAAGAAATTATACACATTTTAGAAACAGCAAAGGATATGAAAGAAAGAATTGAAAACAAAAAAATAAGAGAAAAAAGCCTTAAAAATTTTAGTGTAGTGACATTATTTTACGAGAATAGTACGCGAACCAAGATGTCTTTTGCTTTGGCAGGAGAATATTTAGGTGCAGATGTTTCTGACTTAGGGGTAGCCACCAGCAGTGTCAATAAAGGAGAAAGCCTGGTGGATACTGGAATAACTTTAGACCAAATGGGCATTGACATCATGGTCATAAGGCATAGTATGTCAGGAGCTGCTAATGTACTGGCAAGAAATGTTAAAGCCTCTGTCATCAATGCAGGAGATGGGGTGAATGAACATCCCACACAAGCTCTCTTAGATTTGTACACCATGTATGAAAAAAAGAAAAGCTTTAAAGATTTAAAGGTAGCCATCATAGGAGATATCATTCACAGCCGGGTTGCAAGAAGCAATGTATTCGGACTTACAAAATTAGGAGCCAATGTGGTGGTAGGGGGACCTTCCACTTTAATCTCTAAAAATATGGAGTGCTTAGGGGCAAAGGTTACAACAGATATCAAAGAAGCTCTAAAGGATGCAGATATCGTCATGGGGCTTAGAATCCAACTGGAAAGACAAAAGGGAGGGCTTTTCCCTGACCTTAGAGAATACAGAGATTTGTTTGGAATAGATGAAGAGATGCTAAAGTATGCAAAGCCGGATGCACTGCTGATGCATCCAGGGCCGGTTAATCGGGGTATTGAGTTAAGTACAGAGATTATTGACGGACCTCAATCGGTCATCAATGAACAGGTGAAAAACGGCGTTGCAGTGAGAATGGCGTTATTACACTTATTAGCAGAGGGGAGAAAAAACAATGAAGATATTGATTCAGAATGGACGTATACTAGACCCTATATCCAAAACCGATGGAATCAAAGATGTATTGGTTGA
- a CDS encoding dihydroorotase, translating into MKILIQNGRILDPISKTDGIKDVLVENGVITAIEEKITASADQIIDAKGCWVTPGLIDVHVHLREPGYEYKETIKTGSRAAAKGGFTTICCMPNTNPVIDNEILVEYIKMKAEREAIVNVLPIGSITKGQKGEELSNIGKMAQAGICAISEDGKSVMNAGLLKKAMKYANMFNLPVLSHCEDNTLVGGGVMNAGEMAERVGMKGIGADSEEVIVARDIILARNTGARLHICHISTSGSVQLVREAKLRGENVSAEVCPHHFSLTDEAVEGYDANTKMNPPLRSAKDVESLKEGLKDNTIEIIATDHAPHHIDEKNCEYDRAAFGIVGLETALPLGITHLVEDNILTPMELIEKMSTNPAKLLGIDKGSIQVGKIADITIIDPNEEYEIDVNTFASKSKNSPFHGHRVKGKVKYTIVNGKIVLNDGELI; encoded by the coding sequence ATGAAGATATTGATTCAGAATGGACGTATACTAGACCCTATATCCAAAACCGATGGAATCAAAGATGTATTGGTTGAAAATGGGGTTATCACAGCGATTGAAGAAAAAATAACTGCATCGGCAGATCAAATCATAGACGCTAAAGGATGTTGGGTTACTCCGGGGCTTATAGATGTACATGTGCACTTAAGGGAACCAGGCTATGAATACAAAGAAACCATCAAAACAGGAAGCAGGGCGGCTGCAAAGGGCGGATTTACAACCATATGCTGCATGCCCAATACCAATCCGGTTATTGACAATGAGATTCTTGTAGAATACATCAAGATGAAAGCGGAAAGGGAAGCCATCGTAAACGTTCTTCCTATAGGCAGTATTACGAAAGGCCAAAAGGGAGAAGAGCTTTCTAATATCGGGAAGATGGCACAGGCTGGGATTTGTGCCATCAGTGAAGATGGTAAGAGTGTAATGAATGCAGGGCTTCTTAAAAAAGCAATGAAATATGCCAATATGTTCAATCTTCCGGTACTGTCCCACTGTGAGGATAATACCCTTGTGGGGGGTGGTGTCATGAATGCGGGAGAAATGGCAGAGAGAGTCGGCATGAAGGGGATTGGCGCCGATTCAGAGGAAGTGATCGTAGCAAGGGATATTATTCTAGCAAGAAATACTGGAGCCAGGCTTCATATCTGCCATATCAGCACTTCAGGCAGCGTTCAGCTGGTACGGGAAGCAAAACTTAGGGGAGAGAATGTCAGCGCAGAAGTTTGTCCTCACCACTTTTCACTGACCGACGAAGCGGTTGAAGGATATGATGCCAATACCAAAATGAATCCTCCCCTTAGAAGTGCCAAGGATGTAGAAAGCTTAAAAGAAGGTTTAAAAGACAATACCATAGAAATCATAGCCACCGACCATGCCCCTCACCATATCGATGAGAAAAACTGTGAATACGACAGGGCGGCATTTGGAATTGTAGGACTGGAAACAGCCCTTCCTTTAGGGATTACTCATTTGGTAGAAGACAATATATTAACCCCGATGGAGCTTATAGAAAAAATGAGTACCAATCCGGCAAAGCTTCTGGGGATTGATAAAGGCTCTATTCAAGTAGGAAAAATTGCGGATATAACGATTATTGACCCTAATGAAGAATATGAAATTGACGTTAACACCTTTGCTTCTAAAAGCAAGAACAGTCCTTTCCACGGACATAGGGTTAAAGGAAAAGTTAAATACACCATCGTTAATGGAAAGATTGTTTTAAACGATGGAGAATTGATATAA
- the pyrF gene encoding orotidine-5'-phosphate decarboxylase has translation MIDRLIEKIEATKNPTVVGLDPRLGFIPNFIKEKAYELYGKTPKAAAWAFYEFNKAIIDAVYDLIPAVKPQVAMYEQYGPEGIKAYIKTILYAKEKGLVVIGDVKRSDIASTAEAYADGHIGRVKVEDEVHEVYHEDCITLNPYLGYDSIEPYMNHCRMYDKGLFVLVKTSNPNSGEIQDLDIGGEKLYERVGKLVSKWGEEVMGKRGYSHIGAVVGATYPEQGTRLRQLMPHTFFLVPGYGAQGATARDLAGCFDKNGLGAIVNSSRGIIAAYQLEKYKNQFSEKEFAQAAREAVIDMKKDLEGVL, from the coding sequence ATGATTGATAGATTGATTGAAAAAATAGAAGCTACAAAAAATCCGACTGTAGTAGGTCTTGATCCAAGACTTGGCTTTATTCCAAATTTTATAAAAGAAAAAGCCTATGAACTCTACGGAAAAACGCCAAAGGCTGCGGCTTGGGCATTTTATGAATTCAATAAAGCCATTATAGATGCAGTCTATGACCTTATCCCTGCAGTCAAACCTCAAGTTGCAATGTACGAGCAATATGGTCCTGAAGGGATCAAGGCATATATCAAGACCATCTTATATGCGAAAGAAAAAGGTTTAGTCGTTATTGGAGATGTTAAAAGAAGTGATATTGCCTCTACTGCAGAAGCCTATGCTGATGGGCATATCGGAAGAGTTAAAGTAGAAGATGAAGTGCATGAAGTTTACCATGAAGACTGTATTACCCTTAATCCTTATCTTGGATATGATTCTATAGAACCTTACATGAACCACTGCAGGATGTACGATAAAGGCTTATTTGTCCTGGTTAAGACTTCAAATCCCAATAGCGGAGAAATTCAAGATTTAGACATAGGGGGAGAAAAGCTCTACGAAAGAGTAGGCAAACTTGTTTCAAAATGGGGAGAAGAAGTCATGGGCAAGAGAGGATACAGTCATATCGGTGCTGTGGTTGGAGCCACTTACCCGGAACAAGGGACCAGGCTTAGACAATTAATGCCCCATACCTTCTTTCTGGTACCGGGATATGGCGCCCAGGGGGCAACCGCCAGGGATTTAGCCGGATGTTTTGATAAAAACGGTTTAGGAGCCATTGTAAATTCCTCAAGGGGCATCATCGCTGCGTATCAACTGGAAAAATATAAAAATCAATTTAGTGAAAAGGAGTTTGCGCAAGCGGCAAGAGAAGCAGTTATTGACATGAAGAAAGATTTAGAAGGGGTGTTATGA
- a CDS encoding carbamoyl phosphate synthase small subunit, producing MKAQLILENGMIFEGKAFGHIKESVGEVVFNTGMTGYQEVLTDPSYYGQIVTMTYPLIGNYGINLDDMESDSAKVRGFIVREKADYPNNWRCEMELDGYLKQNRIIGLEGIDTRALTKILRNHGTMKGIITVRELTQSQINQKLKAFHNKNAVAEVTTKEIHEVKGSGKRIAVMDFGIKENIIRSFKKRNCALTIFPADISAEEILKINPDGIFLSNGPGDPKDLPEVIRTIKELIGKKPIFGICLGHQLLALSLGGNTEKLKFGHRGCNHPVKDLFENKVYITSQNHGYVVTDLPEDMIKTHINLNDGTVEGMMHKKLPIFSVQFHPEACPGPKDTAYIFDRFMELMEGGFPCQEITA from the coding sequence ATGAAAGCACAACTTATACTGGAAAATGGAATGATTTTTGAAGGAAAAGCCTTCGGACATATCAAAGAGAGCGTTGGAGAAGTTGTGTTTAATACAGGAATGACAGGATATCAAGAGGTATTAACAGATCCCTCCTACTATGGACAGATTGTTACAATGACCTACCCACTCATCGGGAACTACGGAATCAATCTGGACGATATGGAATCGGACAGTGCCAAAGTAAGAGGATTTATAGTAAGAGAAAAAGCCGATTATCCGAATAATTGGCGATGTGAAATGGAATTGGACGGATATTTAAAACAAAATAGAATTATAGGTTTAGAAGGTATTGACACAAGAGCCTTAACTAAAATTCTTAGAAATCATGGTACAATGAAAGGAATTATCACGGTACGGGAGCTTACCCAAAGTCAAATCAATCAGAAGCTTAAAGCCTTTCATAATAAAAACGCTGTAGCAGAAGTGACAACAAAAGAAATCCATGAAGTTAAGGGAAGTGGAAAACGTATTGCAGTGATGGACTTTGGCATTAAAGAAAATATCATTCGTTCCTTTAAGAAAAGAAATTGTGCCCTGACGATTTTCCCTGCAGATATCTCAGCAGAAGAAATATTAAAAATCAATCCAGATGGCATCTTTCTATCCAACGGCCCTGGGGACCCTAAAGATTTACCTGAAGTCATCCGTACAATAAAAGAACTTATAGGTAAAAAGCCTATCTTCGGAATTTGCCTTGGCCATCAGCTTCTTGCCTTAAGTCTTGGAGGCAATACTGAAAAATTAAAATTCGGGCATAGGGGCTGCAACCATCCTGTAAAGGATTTGTTTGAAAATAAAGTGTATATCACCTCACAAAATCACGGCTATGTGGTAACAGACTTGCCAGAGGATATGATAAAAACCCATATCAATCTCAATGATGGAACTGTAGAGGGCATGATGCATAAAAAACTTCCGATTTTCAGTGTTCAGTTTCATCCGGAAGCTTGTCCGGGCCCTAAGGATACAGCATATATCTTCGACAGGTTTATGGAATTAATGGAAGGAGGATTCCCATGCCAAGAGA